In one window of Macrobrachium rosenbergii isolate ZJJX-2024 chromosome 11, ASM4041242v1, whole genome shotgun sequence DNA:
- the LOC136843211 gene encoding uncharacterized protein, producing MRETHSMAVEFVQHGRDATCDILPEIPRISRDQVQHLQLCNKSSVKQYHFKGNKKPVPPKITLQCGLSYDLLCRSGNSLQAALEKDISWLVSLLQNSDEDDPPPEWAGAMVQSCRMEGMPDGPASQSIFGPLIDMPPSHPDTVLTTLMFIEKSLKNRKFIHLCADMQLYKVILQIKWSDPCQWKNLVVRPGGMHTLMSFIGCIGTLMNGSGLEDILEVAFRGLEAC from the exons ATGCGAGAAACACATTCCATGGCAGTAGAGTTTGTTCAACATGGTAGAG atgCTACATGCGATATTCTTCCAGAAATTCCAAGAATATCCAGAGATCAAGTTCAGCACCTTCAACTGTGCAACAAGTCATCAGTCAAGCAGTACCATTTCAAAGGCAACAAAAAGCCAGTTCCCCCAAAGATAACACTGCAGTGTGGACTTTCGTATGATTTGTTGTGTAGGTCTGGCAACAGCCTCCAAGCGGCTCTAGAGAAAGACATATCTTGGCTTGTCTCTCTTTTGCAGAATTCTGATGAGGATGATCCACCACCAGAATGGGCTGGTGCAATGGTGCAGTCTTGCAGAATGGAAGGAATGCCTGATGGACCTGCCAGTCAATCAATCTTTGGACCATTGATAGATATGCCGCCTTCACATCCAGACACCGTTTTAACAACTCTTATGTTTATAGAAAAATCTCTGAAGAACAGGAAGTTTATCCATTTGTGTGCTGACATGCAGTTGTACAAAGTTATTCTTCAAATCAAGTGGTCTGATCCATGTCAATGGAAGAACCTTGTAGTTAGACCTGGAGGAATGCACACCCTTATGTCCTTCATTGGATGCATAGGCACATTGATGAATGGTAGTGGCCTTGAGGATATTTTGGAGGTAGCATTTAGAGGGTTGGAAGCATGCTAA